The following proteins come from a genomic window of Candidatus Saccharibacteria bacterium oral taxon 488:
- the radA gene encoding DNA repair protein RadA: MARAKSQFICQQCGASYPKWIGKCENCGEWNSLVEQLPVDTGASAVARSSGKGKALTTLKLSETATEAKQARLATGIADLDVVLGGGFLPGGVVLVAGQPGIGKSTLLAQVAAFIARQKQVLYVSGEESVSQVKLRAERLGAVDSENLQLASSNSAEDIAASIQTGQYNLVIVDSIQTLSLAEISSAPGSVSQITNSSNVIIRAAKAANTAVILVGHVTKEGSIAGPKVLEHLVDVVLNFEGDRYGGFRVVRAQKNRYGSTNEAAIFEMREDGLRIVANPSASLLAERQNLDGSIVLATMEGARPLLVEIQALVNPTNFGYPKRAASGFDLNRLNLLVAVLEKRTKLNLSDKDIYINVVGGLKLSDPAADLAVAMAIASASAGRKLSDEAVVFGEVGLGGEVRSAQGWHTRVKEAKKLGFTYAIAPKTHKDAFVRGVGDLRQALIDYLQ; this comes from the coding sequence ATGGCTCGAGCAAAATCGCAGTTCATCTGCCAGCAGTGCGGCGCCAGCTATCCGAAGTGGATCGGCAAGTGCGAAAATTGCGGCGAGTGGAATTCGCTGGTTGAGCAATTACCGGTTGATACGGGCGCGTCGGCGGTAGCCCGCAGCAGCGGCAAGGGCAAAGCACTCACCACGCTCAAACTCAGCGAGACGGCTACCGAGGCCAAGCAAGCGCGGCTGGCAACCGGCATCGCCGATCTTGATGTGGTACTCGGCGGCGGCTTTCTGCCAGGCGGCGTAGTGCTGGTGGCGGGCCAGCCAGGGATTGGTAAAAGTACCCTGCTGGCGCAGGTGGCGGCATTCATCGCTCGGCAGAAACAAGTACTCTACGTCAGTGGCGAGGAGTCGGTATCGCAGGTCAAATTGCGGGCTGAGCGGCTGGGCGCGGTCGACTCAGAGAACTTGCAATTGGCGTCCAGTAACAGCGCTGAAGACATCGCCGCCTCTATCCAGACTGGCCAGTACAACCTGGTGATTGTCGATTCCATCCAAACGCTGTCGTTGGCGGAGATTAGTTCAGCGCCAGGCTCGGTCAGCCAAATCACCAACTCATCCAACGTCATCATTCGCGCTGCCAAGGCCGCGAACACCGCGGTGATTTTGGTCGGTCACGTCACTAAAGAAGGCTCAATTGCCGGGCCGAAAGTTCTGGAGCATTTGGTTGATGTGGTGCTGAACTTTGAGGGTGATCGCTATGGCGGCTTTCGGGTGGTGCGGGCGCAGAAGAACCGCTATGGCTCGACGAATGAGGCGGCAATTTTCGAGATGCGTGAGGATGGCTTACGGATTGTAGCTAATCCGTCGGCTAGCTTGCTGGCGGAGCGGCAAAACCTCGACGGCTCCATCGTCCTGGCGACCATGGAGGGGGCGCGACCGCTATTGGTGGAAATCCAGGCGCTGGTCAATCCGACGAATTTTGGCTATCCCAAGCGGGCGGCCAGCGGTTTTGACCTCAACCGGTTGAACTTGTTGGTGGCAGTGCTGGAAAAGCGCACCAAGCTCAATCTCTCCGACAAGGATATTTACATCAATGTGGTCGGCGGTTTGAAACTCAGCGACCCAGCGGCGGACTTGGCAGTCGCCATGGCCATCGCCTCGGCCTCAGCTGGCCGCAAGCTCAGTGATGAAGCGGTGGTGTTTGGCGAAGTGGGCTTAGGCGGCGAAGTGCGCTCGGCTCAAGGCTGGCACACCCGTGTCAAAGAGGCGAAGAAGCTTGGCTTTACCTATGCCATTGCGCCAAAAACCCACAAGGACGCATTTGTGCGCGGCGTCGGCGATTTACGCCAGGCACTGATTGACTATTTACAATAA
- a CDS encoding ATP-dependent Clp protease ATP-binding subunit: MPEDFSELESRLTDTAKASLERAGLLAHNSGSPYVGTEHVLLGVLAQNSSLGAKILAESGVTLDRAELALGLTAQSFVVVVVHKGMNAEVLETIRTAWQLATEFGQERIGTEHIVYSMLLQHKARATKLLSDMNVDLEELRGTLEDVFDRQQLEAIQDESKEGAAPHARRSADLKILDQYGVDMTERARSGLLDPVVGREAETERLITVLGRRGKNNPALIGEPGVGKTAVVEGLAQRIATGTVPEFLVGKRLIQLDLTAMVAGTKFRGQFEERLQKVVTAARNHQEIMLFIDELHLLVGAGSAEGSMDAANVLKPALARGEVRVIGATTFDEYRKHIEKDAALSRRFQAVTVAEPDEQAAVAMVRALAGRLATHHRLRISDEMIELSVALSQRYVTERHLPDKAIDVLDEAAALVSTRRPAKLTKQQQLARRIKQLAGKLDAAVEAEQYQRAAELKVRIKQLEQQAKQLPADNPALPELTEDDVRRAVAAMAGVPAEKVTVNERKDLAALEQRLGRSVLGQEKAVATLARTIRRARAGLSRRSGPLGSFIFLGPTGVGKTELARVLAREVFGGDNSLIKIDMSEFSERHTAGQLIGAPAGYVGYDEGGKLTDKVRRQPYSVVLFDEIEKAHPDVLNLLLQILEDGKLSDSRGRSVSFQQTIVILTSNVGAEAMVRDGELGFGSHGGDTSRADDVNERNARATRRELEELLRPELIGRFDAVVHFKSLTRPVVGKIFDNLASELKEAVRAQQMTLVITSSAKRCIIDNGFDEQRGARVLRQTIQTMLADPLSDVLLSRQARPGAVLTATAKNREVVINVTAA, translated from the coding sequence ATGCCGGAAGATTTTTCTGAGTTAGAATCTCGGCTGACTGATACCGCCAAGGCCAGCTTAGAGCGTGCCGGGCTGCTGGCGCATAATAGCGGCAGTCCGTATGTCGGTACCGAGCATGTGCTGCTCGGCGTGCTGGCGCAAAATTCGTCGCTGGGTGCGAAGATTTTGGCGGAGAGTGGTGTGACGCTGGATCGAGCGGAGTTGGCGCTAGGCTTAACCGCGCAGTCGTTCGTGGTGGTGGTTGTTCACAAAGGCATGAACGCCGAGGTACTGGAGACGATACGGACGGCTTGGCAGCTAGCGACGGAGTTTGGGCAGGAGCGCATCGGCACTGAGCACATTGTTTATAGCATGCTACTGCAGCACAAGGCTCGGGCGACGAAGTTGCTCAGTGATATGAATGTGGATCTGGAGGAGCTGCGCGGTACGCTAGAGGACGTGTTTGATCGGCAGCAGCTGGAGGCCATACAGGACGAGTCGAAGGAAGGTGCGGCGCCGCATGCTCGTCGGTCGGCCGATCTCAAGATCCTTGATCAGTATGGAGTTGATATGACGGAGCGAGCGCGGAGCGGACTGCTTGATCCAGTGGTCGGTCGGGAGGCCGAGACGGAGCGGCTGATCACGGTGCTCGGGCGGCGCGGTAAAAACAATCCAGCGCTGATCGGTGAGCCGGGCGTCGGTAAAACCGCGGTGGTCGAGGGCTTGGCACAGCGGATTGCCACGGGGACAGTGCCGGAGTTTTTGGTCGGTAAGCGGCTGATTCAGCTTGATCTGACGGCCATGGTCGCCGGTACAAAGTTTCGTGGTCAGTTTGAAGAGCGCTTACAAAAAGTCGTGACTGCAGCGCGTAATCATCAGGAGATCATGCTGTTCATTGATGAGCTGCATTTGCTGGTCGGCGCCGGCTCGGCCGAGGGGTCGATGGATGCGGCGAATGTTCTAAAGCCAGCGTTGGCGCGTGGCGAGGTGCGGGTGATCGGTGCAACGACATTTGATGAATATCGCAAGCACATCGAAAAAGATGCGGCCCTCAGTCGGCGGTTTCAGGCCGTGACGGTGGCGGAGCCAGATGAGCAGGCAGCGGTGGCCATGGTGCGGGCGCTAGCCGGCCGGCTGGCGACCCATCATCGACTGCGGATTTCTGATGAGATGATCGAGTTGAGCGTGGCCCTCAGCCAGCGCTACGTGACAGAGCGTCATTTGCCGGACAAGGCGATTGACGTACTCGATGAGGCGGCGGCGCTGGTTAGTACGCGGCGGCCGGCTAAACTGACCAAGCAACAACAATTAGCGCGGCGGATCAAACAGCTAGCGGGCAAGCTCGATGCGGCGGTCGAGGCTGAGCAATATCAACGCGCGGCTGAGCTAAAGGTTCGCATCAAACAGCTGGAGCAACAGGCCAAGCAGCTACCGGCTGACAATCCAGCATTGCCGGAGCTAACCGAGGATGACGTGCGGCGAGCGGTGGCGGCGATGGCTGGCGTGCCAGCGGAAAAAGTGACGGTGAATGAGCGCAAAGACCTGGCGGCGCTGGAACAGCGGCTGGGTCGGTCAGTGCTCGGTCAAGAGAAGGCCGTGGCGACACTGGCGCGAACCATTCGCCGGGCGCGAGCTGGGCTGAGTCGGCGGTCAGGGCCGCTTGGGTCGTTCATCTTTCTCGGGCCGACTGGCGTGGGCAAGACGGAGCTAGCTCGCGTGCTGGCACGGGAAGTATTTGGCGGCGACAATAGCTTGATCAAGATTGACATGAGTGAGTTCTCGGAGCGGCATACGGCCGGTCAGCTGATTGGTGCGCCGGCTGGTTATGTCGGCTATGATGAGGGTGGCAAATTGACCGACAAGGTTCGCCGGCAGCCGTACAGCGTGGTGTTGTTTGACGAGATCGAAAAGGCGCATCCAGATGTATTGAACTTGCTACTGCAAATTTTAGAAGACGGCAAGCTGAGCGATTCGCGCGGTCGGTCGGTGAGCTTCCAGCAGACGATCGTGATCTTGACCAGCAATGTTGGCGCCGAGGCAATGGTACGCGACGGTGAGCTGGGCTTTGGCTCGCATGGCGGCGATACTTCACGGGCGGACGATGTGAATGAGCGCAACGCTCGGGCGACGCGACGCGAGCTGGAGGAGTTACTGCGACCAGAGCTAATCGGGCGGTTTGATGCGGTGGTGCATTTCAAGAGTTTGACCCGGCCGGTGGTGGGTAAGATTTTTGATAATCTCGCCAGCGAGCTTAAAGAAGCAGTGCGAGCGCAGCAAATGACGCTGGTGATTACGTCAAGCGCTAAACGTTGTATCATAGACAACGGTTTTGATGAGCAGCGTGGCGCGCGGGTGCTCAGGCAGACGATTCAGACAATGTTGGCCGACCCGCTCAGCGATGTCTTATTGTCTCGTCAAGCCCGTCCCGGCGCGGTCTTGACAGCGACTGCAAAAAATCGTGAGGTAGTGATCAATGTTACGGCTGCGTAA
- the nusA gene encoding transcription termination/antitermination protein NusA yields the protein MEDLNIKQLTLAVRTIAEEKNLPEETVLEVIEQAIAAAWRRDNGTREQLVRASLNINSGTAVVSVVKTVVEEVENDVNQMSLDEAKAVDPAAELGSEVTVETHNVTTFGRVAAQTAKQVILQRLREAEREVVLAEFEDKIGTVVTGTIQRVEPRVVRIELGKAVGIMPQSEQIPGEYYGVGRRVKVFIKDIEREGRGPQLILSRGNEEFVRFLFSQEVPEMETGAVEIKAIAREAGRRTKLAVASALPGVDPVGTFVGGHGTRVQAVMNEIGEQEKIDIIPFEEDAAGFIANAMSPAEVLSVTVNEDEKRATVYVSEDQQSVAIGRAGQNVRLASRLTGYELDIEAKAAAKPETKPRKNIEDSLMSVVEEVAE from the coding sequence ATGGAAGATTTGAATATTAAGCAATTGACGTTGGCGGTGCGGACGATTGCCGAGGAAAAGAACCTGCCAGAAGAAACGGTTCTAGAGGTAATCGAGCAGGCTATCGCGGCAGCGTGGCGGCGTGATAACGGCACGCGCGAGCAGTTGGTGCGCGCCAGCTTGAATATCAACAGCGGCACGGCTGTGGTGTCGGTCGTCAAAACGGTGGTTGAAGAAGTCGAAAATGACGTCAATCAAATGAGCCTGGACGAGGCCAAGGCGGTTGACCCAGCAGCTGAGCTGGGCAGTGAAGTGACGGTCGAGACCCACAACGTGACGACGTTTGGCCGCGTGGCAGCCCAGACCGCTAAGCAAGTGATTTTGCAGCGGCTGCGCGAGGCAGAGCGCGAAGTGGTGCTGGCAGAATTTGAGGATAAAATTGGCACGGTGGTAACCGGTACAATTCAGCGGGTTGAGCCGCGCGTGGTGCGGATCGAGCTGGGCAAGGCAGTTGGTATCATGCCGCAGTCTGAGCAGATTCCTGGCGAGTATTACGGCGTTGGTCGCCGCGTCAAAGTATTCATCAAGGACATCGAACGCGAAGGTCGCGGTCCGCAGTTGATCTTGAGCCGTGGCAATGAAGAATTTGTGCGGTTCTTGTTCAGTCAGGAAGTGCCAGAGATGGAAACGGGCGCCGTGGAAATCAAAGCCATTGCTCGCGAGGCGGGTCGCCGCACCAAATTGGCGGTGGCATCGGCGCTGCCAGGTGTTGACCCAGTCGGTACCTTCGTCGGCGGTCACGGGACGCGCGTTCAGGCGGTGATGAACGAAATTGGCGAGCAGGAAAAAATTGATATCATTCCGTTTGAGGAAGATGCGGCTGGCTTTATCGCCAATGCCATGAGTCCAGCGGAAGTACTGAGCGTAACGGTCAATGAAGATGAAAAGCGGGCAACAGTGTATGTTAGCGAGGATCAGCAATCAGTGGCTATTGGCCGGGCTGGGCAGAATGTTCGTTTGGCAAGTCGGCTGACTGGCTATGAACTGGACATTGAGGCAAAGGCGGCTGCTAAGCCTGAAACGAAACCTCGCAAAAATATTGAGGACAGCTTGATGAGCGTGGTTGAGGAGGTGGCGGAATAG
- the gap gene encoding type I glyceraldehyde-3-phosphate dehydrogenase: MAMTKIAINGFGRIGRSAFKIARERSDVEIVAINDLTDTKTLAYLLKHDSNYGEYGRQVDFTEDELIVDGKPVKVLAEKDPTNLPWGEMDVDVVIESTGLFTDKDGAGKHLTAGAKRVVISGPTKSDGVDTIVLGTNDSKIKGATPIISNASCTTNSLGAVMAILDAEFGVEKSMLTTVHSYTASQRLQDAPAKDLREGRNAAENIVPTTTGAAIAVTKTLPQLTGKFDGLSVRVPTPVVSLSDVTALLRRDVTVEQVNEAFKKAAADSFYQGILGVSEEPLVSRDFIGNSHSGIVDLPLTKVVGGNMVKIMVWYDNEWGYSNRLVELVADVGHYLQQPAM, encoded by the coding sequence ATGGCGATGACAAAAATAGCGATTAATGGTTTCGGGCGGATCGGGCGCAGCGCCTTTAAGATCGCCCGGGAACGCAGCGATGTGGAGATCGTAGCGATCAATGACTTGACAGATACCAAGACGCTGGCGTACCTGCTCAAACACGATAGTAATTACGGGGAATATGGCCGTCAGGTTGATTTTACAGAGGATGAACTCATCGTTGACGGGAAACCTGTCAAAGTGCTGGCGGAAAAAGATCCAACGAACTTGCCGTGGGGCGAGATGGATGTTGACGTGGTGATAGAATCGACGGGACTCTTTACAGATAAAGATGGCGCGGGCAAGCACTTGACTGCGGGCGCCAAGCGCGTGGTTATCAGCGGACCAACCAAATCCGACGGCGTCGATACAATCGTGCTGGGTACGAATGACAGCAAGATCAAGGGCGCGACGCCAATCATTTCTAACGCCAGCTGCACGACCAATAGTTTGGGTGCGGTGATGGCGATTCTGGATGCGGAATTTGGCGTGGAAAAATCAATGCTGACGACGGTGCATAGCTACACTGCCAGCCAGCGCCTACAGGATGCGCCCGCCAAGGACCTTCGCGAGGGTCGCAACGCGGCCGAGAACATCGTGCCGACAACGACGGGTGCGGCTATTGCCGTGACCAAAACCCTACCGCAGCTAACTGGTAAATTCGACGGTCTCAGTGTGCGCGTACCAACGCCGGTGGTGTCGCTCAGTGACGTGACGGCACTGTTGCGGCGCGACGTGACAGTCGAGCAGGTAAATGAAGCGTTCAAGAAAGCCGCCGCTGATAGTTTCTATCAAGGGATCTTGGGCGTCAGTGAAGAGCCGCTGGTCAGCCGCGACTTTATCGGTAATTCACATTCTGGCATCGTTGATCTGCCGCTAACCAAGGTCGTTGGTGGCAACATGGTGAAAATCATGGTCTGGTACGATAACGAATGGGGGTACTCTAATCGCCTGGTCGAGCTGGTAGCGGACGTCGGCCATTACCTCCAGCAGCCAGCGATGTAA
- a CDS encoding bifunctional (p)ppGpp synthetase/guanosine-3',5'-bis(diphosphate) 3'-pyrophosphohydrolase, whose translation MTREELLHLAAPQYDEVPVLVLDSAIDYATKKHAGQKRKSGEPYITHPLAVAGILVEWGMDIDTVIAGVLHDTVEDTDATLDELESLFGRDIAFLVDGVTKVSQARAGMRSLDSYLPHTKDNLAKLMIAVGEDIRVIIIKLADRLHNMRTLQYMPRDKQKKIARETIEVFAPLADRLNMGRVRVQLEELSFRFLMPKDFQRTKSLMDSRLKKSQRKLAKVRRDVTARLQNESLQFEMDGRVKSVYSLFKKLDRVGDIDKIYDLIALRIIVDDLATGYLVLGVLHEMYQPFYERIKDYVANPKPNGYQSLHTTVQTPTGQIVEFQIRTRDMHEYAERGLAASFHYNEQKMSDAYRQGRIAALPTDLAWIRDLQETAARAREGKSFDSEKFRMKLFEDRIFVYSPKGDIYDLPRGAFPLDYAYRIHSDIAAHASGFKVNGVMKPFTYELQHGDVVEVLTSKSAKPKPAWRDMVITPHAKTKLRMQLSKSGGVLAHLTGLTDGVSSLFRR comes from the coding sequence ATGACGCGCGAGGAATTACTACATCTAGCGGCGCCACAGTACGATGAAGTGCCGGTACTGGTGTTAGATAGCGCTATTGACTACGCTACTAAAAAACATGCCGGGCAAAAACGCAAGAGTGGCGAACCCTACATCACGCACCCGCTGGCGGTAGCTGGGATTTTAGTGGAATGGGGCATGGATATCGACACGGTGATCGCTGGCGTGTTGCATGATACGGTCGAGGATACCGATGCGACATTGGATGAATTGGAAAGTTTGTTTGGCCGCGATATCGCCTTTTTGGTTGATGGTGTGACCAAAGTGTCGCAGGCACGCGCCGGTATGCGTAGCCTCGATAGCTACCTGCCACACACTAAAGATAACCTCGCCAAACTGATGATCGCAGTCGGCGAGGACATTCGGGTAATTATTATCAAGCTGGCGGATCGACTACATAATATGCGCACGCTTCAATATATGCCGCGCGACAAGCAGAAGAAAATCGCCCGCGAGACAATTGAAGTGTTTGCACCATTAGCAGACCGACTCAATATGGGGCGGGTGCGCGTGCAGCTAGAAGAGCTCAGTTTCCGATTTTTGATGCCCAAGGATTTTCAGCGTACTAAGAGCCTGATGGATAGCCGCCTAAAGAAAAGCCAGCGCAAACTCGCCAAAGTCCGCCGCGACGTTACGGCGCGCCTCCAGAATGAGAGTCTGCAGTTTGAGATGGACGGCCGGGTAAAAAGCGTATATAGCTTATTTAAGAAGCTCGACCGCGTTGGCGATATTGATAAGATTTACGACCTGATCGCCCTGCGCATCATCGTTGATGATTTAGCGACCGGCTATCTGGTGCTGGGCGTGCTGCACGAGATGTACCAGCCGTTTTACGAGCGTATCAAGGATTACGTCGCCAACCCCAAACCGAATGGCTACCAGAGCTTACACACGACGGTGCAAACGCCGACCGGGCAAATTGTCGAGTTCCAGATCCGCACCCGAGACATGCATGAATACGCCGAGCGCGGTTTGGCGGCCAGCTTTCATTATAACGAACAAAAGATGTCCGATGCCTACCGCCAAGGGCGAATCGCTGCGCTGCCGACGGATTTGGCGTGGATTCGCGATCTGCAGGAGACAGCGGCCCGAGCACGCGAGGGTAAATCATTTGATTCAGAGAAATTCCGCATGAAGTTGTTTGAGGATCGAATCTTCGTCTATTCGCCCAAAGGTGATATTTATGATCTGCCCCGCGGCGCCTTCCCACTGGATTATGCCTACCGCATTCACTCCGACATCGCAGCGCACGCCAGCGGATTTAAAGTCAATGGCGTCATGAAGCCGTTCACTTATGAATTACAGCACGGCGATGTCGTTGAAGTATTGACCAGTAAATCTGCCAAGCCCAAACCAGCCTGGCGCGATATGGTCATCACGCCGCACGCCAAAACCAAACTGCGTATGCAACTGTCAAAAAGCGGCGGCGTGCTAGCACATTTGACCGGGTTAACTGACGGCGTTTCGTCGCTGTTTCGACGGTAA
- a CDS encoding inorganic diphosphatase — translation MADFNQVLTPGNYQDGEITVVVEIPAGSNHKIEWDRKVGVMRLDRVDPAIFAKPTNYGFIPQTLDEDGDELDVLLVTDTPLTTGLVVEARILGVMKFVDDDEVDDKIIAVPSDDRHNGNAIQSLEDLPAQLIKQIEFHFNHYKDLKKPGSTIVKEFAGVDAAKQVVAAAIERWNEQA, via the coding sequence ATGGCAGATTTTAATCAAGTATTAACCCCAGGGAATTATCAGGACGGCGAAATCACCGTTGTTGTAGAGATTCCGGCTGGGTCAAATCATAAAATTGAATGGGATCGGAAAGTCGGCGTCATGCGGCTGGACCGGGTTGATCCGGCGATTTTTGCCAAGCCGACTAATTATGGTTTCATCCCGCAGACGCTGGATGAGGACGGCGATGAGTTGGATGTGCTATTGGTGACGGATACGCCGCTGACGACCGGGCTGGTGGTCGAGGCGCGAATCCTTGGCGTGATGAAGTTTGTCGATGACGATGAGGTTGATGATAAAATTATCGCGGTGCCAAGCGACGATCGCCATAATGGCAACGCCATTCAGTCGCTGGAGGATTTGCCGGCGCAGCTGATTAAGCAAATTGAATTCCATTTCAATCACTATAAGGATTTGAAGAAGCCAGGTTCGACCATTGTTAAGGAATTTGCTGGCGTTGATGCCGCCAAGCAGGTCGTGGCGGCGGCGATTGAGCGCTGGAACGAGCAGGCGTAA
- a CDS encoding thioredoxin reductase, whose amino-acid sequence MSKEIIIVGAGPSALTAAIYLSREDVPTTLYERGVVGGMAAITDQIDNYPGFAEGVTGMKLASELQQQAERFGANIEYGDVTALKQVDGELELMVDGQPVRAKAVLLATGSNHRKLGVPGEDELYGRGVHYCATCDGAFYRDKRLIVVGGGNSAVQEAIFLTRYASHVDLLVRSELRASDVLQKELQKYVDAGNITVHIGATTDEIIVKDDKFYGVKSTQNGEQREFTADGLFVFIGLIPNTQFLADSGVELDLGGHIVTDEHLHTNIPGVFASGDVRSGATMQIASAVGEGAVAALQIREYLQEKAREE is encoded by the coding sequence ATGTCTAAAGAGATTATCATTGTCGGTGCCGGTCCAAGCGCACTCACTGCAGCAATTTACCTGTCGCGCGAAGATGTGCCGACGACGCTATACGAACGCGGCGTGGTCGGCGGTATGGCGGCCATCACCGATCAAATTGACAATTACCCAGGCTTTGCTGAGGGCGTGACCGGCATGAAATTGGCGTCAGAATTGCAGCAGCAGGCTGAGAGGTTCGGCGCGAATATTGAGTATGGTGACGTGACGGCCCTGAAGCAAGTTGACGGCGAATTGGAATTGATGGTTGATGGCCAGCCGGTGCGCGCCAAAGCAGTGCTACTGGCGACCGGCTCAAATCACCGCAAGCTGGGCGTGCCAGGCGAAGACGAATTGTATGGCCGCGGCGTGCATTATTGCGCGACGTGCGACGGCGCATTTTACCGCGACAAACGCTTGATCGTCGTTGGCGGCGGCAACTCGGCGGTGCAGGAAGCGATCTTTCTAACTCGTTACGCCAGCCACGTTGACCTATTGGTGCGCAGCGAATTACGCGCCAGCGACGTCCTGCAAAAAGAGCTGCAAAAGTATGTCGATGCAGGCAACATAACCGTCCACATTGGTGCGACCACTGATGAAATTATCGTCAAAGACGACAAATTCTACGGTGTCAAATCGACCCAAAACGGCGAGCAGAGAGAATTTACCGCAGACGGCTTATTCGTTTTCATCGGCTTGATTCCAAACACACAGTTTTTGGCAGACTCAGGTGTTGAACTGGACCTCGGCGGACACATCGTCACCGACGAACATTTGCACACTAACATCCCAGGCGTCTTTGCCTCAGGCGACGTCCGTTCGGGCGCAACTATGCAAATTGCTTCGGCGGTTGGCGAGGGTGCGGTGGCGGCATTGCAGATTCGTGAATATTTACAAGAAAAAGCCAGAGAGGAGTAG
- a CDS encoding ABC transporter ATP-binding protein: MKPLIHMLRYARGMGRYYIGVSISSVIVALTGIAVPFVISRATSLMVEVVEGGKVGIEQAIFLALVLLALDVTNTMVRNLGGYWGDVMATRLKQQLSTRYYHHLLGLPQSYFDGELTGTIINRLNRAITETTNFLNMFANNFFQMLLTTGITIGIVLMYSLELAAMVVIMYPLFMWLTALTSKKWQAFQNRKNHETDMASGRFAEVIAQIKVVKSYVRESLEYRHFAKRYRKTIAITRKQSRYWHSMDIVRGVVLSVIFFMIFAYIFVQTTKRRFSIGDMVLLITLINNLRMPLFNMSFIVDNFQKALAGSRDFVGVMTLRPAIEDNRHASELVVNRGAVEFRNVSFRYASAMQKPVLTDISFTLRPGEHVALVSESGGGKTTLTNLLMRLYQPDSGEITIDGVAIDAVQQKSLRRHIATVFQEPALFSGTIRENIAYGADEPTDEQVIAAAKAANAHDFISELDKGYDTQIGERGLKLSGGQKQRIAIARAVLKDAPILILDEATSNLDSKSEHLVQQALERLMKGRTTLIIAHRLSTIATVDRIVTLKYGRVDEIGTPKQLAKSGGIYANLLKLQRTAGVGIDDELARYDIAAERKH, translated from the coding sequence ATGAAGCCGCTGATCCACATGCTCCGATATGCGCGCGGCATGGGCAGATACTACATCGGAGTTAGTATCAGCTCAGTTATCGTGGCGCTGACTGGCATTGCGGTGCCGTTCGTCATTTCGCGGGCGACCAGCTTGATGGTCGAAGTGGTTGAGGGCGGCAAGGTGGGAATTGAGCAGGCGATTTTCTTGGCGCTGGTGCTGCTGGCGCTTGACGTGACGAATACGATGGTGCGAAACCTTGGCGGTTACTGGGGCGACGTGATGGCCACGCGGCTCAAACAGCAGCTGTCGACGCGGTACTATCATCACTTGCTTGGCTTGCCGCAAAGTTATTTTGATGGCGAGCTGACCGGCACAATTATCAATCGCCTCAACCGCGCGATTACCGAAACGACGAACTTCCTGAACATGTTTGCCAACAACTTTTTCCAGATGCTGCTGACGACAGGTATCACCATCGGCATCGTTCTGATGTACAGTCTGGAGCTGGCGGCAATGGTGGTCATTATGTATCCACTATTTATGTGGCTGACGGCGCTGACCAGCAAGAAATGGCAGGCCTTTCAGAACCGTAAAAATCACGAGACAGATATGGCCAGCGGCCGGTTTGCCGAAGTCATTGCTCAGATCAAAGTCGTCAAAAGCTATGTCCGCGAGTCGCTTGAATATCGTCATTTTGCCAAGCGTTACCGCAAAACAATTGCCATCACGCGCAAGCAGTCTCGCTACTGGCACAGCATGGATATCGTGCGCGGCGTGGTGTTGTCGGTCATTTTCTTTATGATTTTTGCCTACATTTTTGTGCAGACGACCAAACGGCGCTTTTCGATCGGCGATATGGTGCTGCTGATCACGTTGATTAATAATTTGCGGATGCCGCTGTTTAACATGAGTTTCATCGTTGATAATTTCCAAAAAGCTCTGGCCGGGAGTCGGGATTTTGTTGGTGTGATGACGCTGCGCCCAGCGATCGAAGATAACCGTCACGCGTCGGAATTGGTGGTGAACCGCGGGGCAGTCGAGTTTCGCAATGTCTCGTTTCGCTACGCCTCTGCCATGCAAAAACCAGTGTTGACCGACATCTCGTTTACGCTTCGTCCCGGTGAGCATGTCGCTCTCGTCAGCGAGTCGGGTGGCGGCAAGACCACTTTAACGAACTTGCTGATGCGCTTGTACCAGCCAGATAGTGGTGAAATTACGATTGATGGTGTGGCCATTGACGCAGTGCAGCAAAAGAGTTTGCGCCGTCATATCGCCACGGTGTTTCAGGAGCCAGCGCTCTTTTCCGGTACAATTCGTGAAAATATCGCCTATGGCGCCGACGAGCCGACGGACGAGCAGGTAATCGCCGCTGCCAAGGCCGCCAATGCGCACGACTTCATCAGCGAGCTCGACAAAGGGTACGACACGCAAATTGGCGAACGTGGCCTCAAGCTATCTGGCGGTCAAAAGCAGCGCATCGCCATCGCGCGGGCAGTGCTCAAGGATGCGCCGATTCTCATCCTCGACGAGGCAACGAGCAATCTCGACAGCAAGAGCGAGCATCTAGTGCAGCAGGCGCTGGAGCGGCTAATGAAGGGGCGAACGACGCTGATTATCGCTCACCGGCTGAGTACCATCGCTACGGTGGATCGGATCGTGACGCTAAAATATGGCCGGGTCGACGAGATCGGCACGCCGAAACAGCTGGCAAAATCGGGCGGTATTTATGCTAATTTGCTCAAGCTACAGCGGACAGCCGGCGTGGGGATTGATGATGAGCTGGCACGTTATGACATTGCGGCCGAGAGGAAACATTGA